In one Dehalogenimonas formicexedens genomic region, the following are encoded:
- a CDS encoding universal stress protein → MFNKILVCLDGSKESEKILPYAEAQAKAFGSQLCLVESVGLGVMQSQDFRAPDLQKKLENEAVGYLAMKAAELRSKGLKAEYSVFRSNEAGESILDCAEEGGYDLIALATHGHCGLVKFLSGSVADHLLHKSNVPLMIIKSG, encoded by the coding sequence ATGTTTAATAAGATACTGGTATGTCTTGATGGTTCAAAAGAATCCGAAAAGATTTTGCCCTATGCTGAGGCTCAAGCCAAAGCCTTCGGTAGTCAATTATGTCTCGTTGAATCGGTTGGACTTGGAGTTATGCAGTCGCAAGATTTCCGCGCTCCCGATCTTCAAAAAAAGCTTGAGAATGAGGCAGTTGGTTATCTGGCGATGAAAGCAGCCGAGCTTCGCTCTAAAGGGCTAAAAGCCGAATATTCAGTTTTCCGTTCAAACGAAGCTGGCGAATCAATATTGGACTGCGCCGAAGAAGGAGGATACGACCTTATCGCGCTGGCAACCCATGGCCATTGTGGCTTGGTTAAATTCCTTAGCGGAAGTGTCGCTGATCATCTCCTGCACAAGTCCAATGTGCCTCTTATGATAATAAAATCAGGTTGA
- the eno gene encoding phosphopyruvate hydratase: protein MPKITSVKGHEILDSRGNPTVAATVVLSDGTSGWAAVPSGASTGTHEAVELRDKNPQRYNGNGVLNAVKNVDTEIAKALNGKEATAQKDLDETMIALDGTDNKGRLGANAMLAVSLAAARAAANSKKVPLFRYLNPDGGYTLPVPLLNILNGGRHATNSTDLQEFMIAPAGAPSFSDALRMGSEIYHALKALLKKQGYGTNVGDEGGFAPSLKSNAEAVELIVKAIEKAGYAPGKDCFIALDPAASELYKDGVYVLEREGKTFSSEEFIDFYAKWVADYPIISIEDGLFEDDWNGWKLLNQRIGKKVQLVGDDLYVTNIRRLEKGICEKSSNSILIKPNQIGTLTETIAAIRMAHDNGWTAIASHRSGETEDTTIADLSVALATGQIKTGAPCRGERTCKYNRLLAIESELGAAAKYAGMAAFKQH from the coding sequence ATGCCAAAGATAACGAGTGTCAAGGGCCATGAAATCCTGGATTCACGCGGCAATCCCACAGTGGCGGCCACAGTGGTTCTGTCAGACGGGACGAGCGGTTGGGCGGCGGTGCCTTCCGGCGCCAGCACCGGTACTCATGAAGCTGTCGAACTGCGGGACAAAAACCCGCAACGCTACAACGGCAACGGCGTCCTCAACGCCGTCAAGAATGTCGATACCGAAATTGCCAAAGCCCTGAACGGAAAAGAAGCTACCGCCCAAAAAGACTTGGACGAGACGATGATCGCCCTGGACGGCACAGATAATAAAGGCCGCCTGGGCGCCAACGCCATGCTCGCCGTCTCGCTGGCCGCCGCCCGAGCTGCCGCCAACTCCAAAAAGGTGCCGCTGTTCCGGTACCTTAATCCGGATGGAGGATATACTCTGCCCGTCCCGCTTCTTAATATCCTGAACGGCGGACGGCACGCCACCAACTCGACCGACCTGCAGGAGTTCATGATCGCACCCGCCGGCGCTCCGAGTTTTTCCGACGCGCTGCGAATGGGTTCCGAAATATATCACGCCCTAAAAGCCCTGTTGAAAAAACAGGGCTACGGCACCAATGTCGGAGATGAAGGCGGTTTTGCGCCCTCGCTCAAGTCCAACGCCGAGGCGGTCGAGTTGATCGTCAAGGCCATCGAAAAAGCCGGCTACGCCCCGGGAAAAGATTGCTTTATCGCCCTTGACCCCGCTGCTTCCGAACTCTACAAGGACGGAGTCTACGTTCTTGAACGGGAAGGTAAAACCTTCTCTTCGGAAGAGTTTATCGACTTCTACGCCAAATGGGTTGCCGATTACCCGATCATCAGTATCGAGGACGGATTGTTTGAAGATGACTGGAACGGTTGGAAACTGCTGAACCAAAGGATCGGCAAGAAAGTGCAATTGGTCGGTGACGACCTCTACGTCACCAATATCAGGCGTCTGGAAAAAGGCATCTGCGAAAAGTCGTCCAATTCGATTCTGATCAAGCCGAATCAGATCGGCACTCTCACCGAAACCATCGCCGCGATCAGGATGGCGCACGACAACGGTTGGACGGCTATCGCCAGCCACCGGTCAGGCGAAACCGAGGACACGACCATCGCCGACCTGTCGGTCGCCCTGGCAACCGGCCAAATCAAAACCGGAGCCCCCTGCCGCGGCGAGCGGACGTGCAAATACAACCGCCTGCTGGCGATCGAATCTGAGTTGGGCGCCGCCGCGAAATACGCGGGAATGGCGGCTTTCAAACAACACTAG
- a CDS encoding nitroreductase family protein, translating to MEFTEVIKQRYSVRSYRSDPVPDDVLARVLEAAVIAPTAANRQPFRILVIHTEDRDLELQQIYPAAWFSKAPILICICGIKDKAWKRHDGKNYADVDAAIVMDHLVLAAVNEGLGTCWVAAFDVPTARKVLNIPDEWEPVAFTPLGYAEGYAKNRTRRPLSELVVHDRKPG from the coding sequence GTGGAATTTACCGAGGTCATCAAACAGCGCTATTCGGTCAGATCTTACCGCTCGGATCCCGTCCCTGACGATGTCCTGGCGCGAGTCCTTGAAGCGGCGGTCATCGCGCCTACCGCCGCCAACCGCCAGCCCTTCCGGATCCTGGTAATTCACACTGAAGATCGTGATTTGGAGCTTCAGCAGATTTATCCCGCCGCCTGGTTCTCCAAAGCTCCGATACTAATATGTATCTGCGGCATCAAAGACAAGGCCTGGAAACGGCACGACGGCAAAAATTACGCCGATGTTGACGCCGCCATCGTCATGGATCACCTGGTACTGGCAGCCGTCAACGAAGGCCTGGGCACCTGTTGGGTAGCCGCTTTCGACGTGCCGACAGCCCGCAAAGTCCTGAATATCCCGGACGAATGGGAACCGGTTGCTTTCACTCCCCTGGGCTATGCCGAAGGATACGCCAAAAACAGGACTCGCAGACCTCTCTCGGAGTTGGTCGTCCACGACAGGAAACCGGGATAA
- a CDS encoding 2-hydroxyacyl-CoA dehydratase family protein, whose amino-acid sequence MKRIGITTTVPVEVILAAGAVPVDLNNLFVSDGDPASLIAAAERAGFPLNTCAWIKGIYGATLKYGIEEVICVTGGDCSNTLMLMEVLRHRGVKTIPFAYPGEPDQGQVKAAIETLAFKLGTTADAAESVRQDLASVRAFSSELDRMTWQDNKVSGKENHYWLVSSSDFNQDVKRFSTELSEVINEAAEREPHPPTELRLGFAGVPPIYAAELYPFLERCAGRVVFNEVQRQFSMPYKLSNLTEQYCRYTYPYETSGRVSDIRQAIKERRLDGVIHYVQSFCHRAIGDIIIRSELDVPVLTIEGNADFGLSQHLRTRLEAFLDVVRFQRRSR is encoded by the coding sequence ATGAAAAGGATCGGCATTACGACGACTGTGCCCGTCGAAGTTATCCTTGCCGCGGGCGCTGTCCCGGTAGACCTTAACAATCTCTTCGTCAGCGATGGCGACCCGGCATCGCTTATCGCCGCGGCGGAACGGGCAGGTTTCCCGCTCAACACGTGCGCCTGGATCAAGGGTATCTACGGGGCTACCCTCAAATACGGTATCGAAGAAGTAATCTGCGTCACCGGCGGCGACTGCTCGAACACCCTGATGCTGATGGAGGTGCTGCGGCACCGGGGCGTCAAGACGATCCCTTTCGCCTATCCCGGCGAACCCGATCAAGGACAGGTGAAAGCAGCTATCGAAACTCTGGCCTTTAAACTGGGCACAACCGCCGATGCCGCAGAGTCGGTCAGGCAAGACCTGGCATCCGTGCGCGCCTTCAGTTCGGAATTGGACCGCATGACCTGGCAAGACAACAAGGTCAGTGGCAAGGAAAACCACTACTGGCTGGTGTCTTCATCCGATTTCAACCAGGACGTGAAGCGGTTTTCAACAGAGCTTTCCGAAGTCATCAACGAGGCAGCCGAACGCGAGCCTCATCCACCGACCGAACTCCGCCTGGGATTCGCCGGCGTTCCCCCGATATACGCGGCAGAATTATACCCGTTCTTGGAAAGATGCGCCGGGCGGGTGGTTTTCAATGAGGTCCAGAGGCAATTCTCAATGCCCTACAAGCTCTCAAACCTCACCGAACAATACTGTAGATACACCTATCCCTATGAAACCTCCGGCAGAGTTTCGGACATCAGGCAGGCGATAAAGGAGCGCAGGCTCGACGGTGTCATCCATTATGTGCAGTCATTCTGCCACCGGGCTATCGGCGACATCATCATCAGGTCGGAACTGGATGTCCCGGTATTAACGATCGAAGGCAACGCCGATTTTGGATTGTCACAGCATTTAAGGACCAGGCTGGAAGCATTTCTCGACGTGGTGCGATTTCAACGCCGGTCCCGATAG
- the gap gene encoding type I glyceraldehyde-3-phosphate dehydrogenase: MVTRIGINGFGRIGRLTFRAMKKYHQDELEIVAINDLADTATNAHLLKHDTSYGAYPGTVEAGEGFITVDGKMVKAFSEKEPNKIPWGDYGVDIVIESTGRFSDKDKAALHLGGGAKKVIISTTSSNADLTVVMGVNQKMYNPAKHVVISNASCTTNCVTPMTKVIFDKFGIEKALINTVHAYTNDQSLLDIYHQDLRRARAAALNIIPTTTGAAKAVAQVIPELKGLIHGISLRVPVGSVSIADLTAIVKRKVTAEEVNAALEEAANGELKGIMSFCKEELVSSDFRGDPASCVIDAASTMVMDGNMVKVLGWYDNEWGYSTRLGDLAAYMGAQGF, from the coding sequence ATGGTAACCCGCATCGGTATCAATGGATTTGGTCGCATCGGCCGCCTGACTTTCCGGGCTATGAAGAAGTACCACCAGGATGAACTCGAGATTGTCGCCATCAACGACCTGGCTGACACCGCCACCAACGCTCACCTGTTGAAACATGATACCAGCTACGGCGCTTATCCCGGAACAGTGGAGGCCGGCGAGGGGTTTATCACCGTTGACGGCAAAATGGTGAAAGCCTTCTCCGAGAAAGAACCGAACAAGATCCCGTGGGGAGACTACGGTGTCGACATCGTCATCGAGTCGACCGGACGTTTTTCCGACAAGGACAAGGCGGCGCTGCACCTGGGCGGTGGAGCCAAGAAAGTCATCATTTCCACCACATCCTCCAACGCCGACCTGACGGTAGTCATGGGTGTGAACCAAAAGATGTACAACCCGGCCAAGCACGTGGTAATTTCCAACGCTTCCTGCACCACCAACTGCGTGACGCCGATGACCAAGGTAATCTTCGACAAATTCGGCATTGAAAAGGCGCTCATCAACACCGTTCACGCCTACACCAACGACCAGAGCCTGCTGGACATCTACCACCAAGATCTCAGGCGGGCCCGCGCCGCCGCTCTGAACATCATTCCCACCACCACCGGCGCCGCCAAGGCTGTGGCACAGGTCATCCCGGAACTGAAGGGACTGATCCACGGCATTTCTCTCAGGGTCCCGGTCGGCAGCGTGTCCATCGCCGATCTCACCGCTATCGTCAAACGAAAGGTGACCGCTGAAGAAGTCAACGCGGCATTGGAAGAAGCCGCAAACGGCGAACTCAAGGGCATCATGTCATTCTGTAAGGAAGAACTGGTAAGTTCCGATTTCAGGGGCGACCCCGCCAGCTGCGTCATCGACGCGGCTTCAACCATGGTCATGGACGGCAACATGGTCAAGGTGCTCGGTTGGTACGATAACGAATGGGGATATTCCACCCGCCTTGGCGACCTGGCGGCCTACATGGGCGCCCAGGGCTTCTAA
- a CDS encoding sensor histidine kinase, with translation MPVALFALGFLPVTVSAAVPGNQESAVSGIHYQVTGTPTTSAPAELEVPSNWWVNMLAAAAGVLLAYGVYYLRLRAIARQKAVLESEVAMRTAELKLLNEELDREIHRREEFNRALVHELKTPLTAMLASAELFVDELNGDPRVELAKNIYRAAQNLDRRTDELLDVARGEVGMLTISPASGDVRQLLFSMADNIKAAAARKKQTLSVDISPELPQVSVDEDRLRQVMYNYLTNAVKYTPEAGHITLSAHGDAGELVVEVTDTGPGISDDGQKRLFEPYYRVPQRGGERLSGLGLGLALSKMIIQLHGGRVWVKSAPGKGSSFGFALPGLGRAPEVKG, from the coding sequence TTGCCTGTCGCGCTTTTTGCCTTGGGATTTTTACCGGTGACGGTATCAGCGGCAGTTCCCGGTAACCAAGAAAGCGCCGTTTCCGGCATTCATTACCAGGTGACAGGCACCCCAACGACCTCCGCGCCGGCAGAACTGGAGGTCCCGTCCAACTGGTGGGTCAATATGCTGGCGGCGGCCGCCGGCGTTCTGTTGGCCTACGGCGTTTATTACCTGAGACTGCGAGCTATCGCCCGGCAAAAGGCGGTGCTGGAATCCGAAGTGGCAATGAGAACCGCCGAACTTAAATTACTGAACGAGGAATTGGACCGGGAAATACACCGCAGGGAGGAATTCAACCGTGCCCTTGTCCATGAACTGAAGACGCCGCTGACGGCCATGCTGGCGTCGGCGGAATTATTCGTCGATGAATTGAACGGCGATCCCAGGGTGGAACTGGCAAAAAACATTTACCGGGCGGCCCAAAATCTTGATCGCCGTACCGATGAACTGCTGGACGTAGCCCGCGGCGAGGTTGGGATGCTGACCATATCGCCTGCCTCAGGGGATGTGCGGCAACTATTATTCTCAATGGCGGATAACATTAAAGCCGCGGCCGCGCGAAAAAAACAAACGTTATCGGTCGATATTTCCCCGGAATTACCCCAGGTGTCAGTTGATGAAGACCGGCTGAGACAGGTGATGTATAATTACCTCACCAACGCCGTTAAGTACACCCCCGAAGCTGGGCATATCACGCTCAGCGCCCATGGCGACGCCGGAGAACTTGTGGTTGAAGTAACCGATACAGGGCCCGGAATCAGCGATGATGGTCAGAAAAGGCTCTTCGAACCCTATTACCGGGTGCCGCAGCGCGGGGGAGAGAGGCTTTCAGGGCTGGGACTGGGGCTTGCCCTGTCCAAGATGATCATCCAATTGCACGGCGGGCGAGTATGGGTCAAAAGCGCCCCTGGAAAAGGTTCTTCCTTCGGGTTCGCCCTGCCCGGGCTGGGCCGCGCCCCGGAGGTGAAGGGATAA
- a CDS encoding response regulator transcription factor, whose translation MKVLMIEDDAQIVDSVAWAFRMRWPDVEFTSTDSGERGASLAKETRPDLVILDLGLPDIPGFEVLKNIRQFSTMPIIILTARKDEFDIVKALEAGADDYLVKPFRQMELLSRIKALLRRSASPAPESTMSVGELKLSPATGVLHYQNKEIPLTRTEEIIVSKLMQSAGGVVTYTALAEALWNDYYPDCVAALRVYIRQLRQKIEADVDNPKVILNKHGVGYMLANSARPTE comes from the coding sequence ATGAAAGTACTGATGATTGAGGACGATGCCCAGATAGTCGACTCGGTAGCCTGGGCATTCCGGATGCGCTGGCCTGACGTTGAATTCACGTCCACCGACTCCGGCGAGCGCGGCGCCTCCCTGGCGAAGGAGACGCGTCCCGACCTGGTGATCCTGGACCTGGGGCTGCCCGACATACCCGGCTTTGAGGTCCTGAAAAACATCCGCCAATTTTCGACGATGCCGATAATCATCCTCACGGCAAGGAAAGACGAATTCGACATCGTCAAAGCTCTTGAAGCCGGCGCCGACGATTACCTTGTTAAACCCTTCAGGCAGATGGAACTGCTGTCCCGGATCAAAGCCTTGTTGAGGCGATCCGCCTCTCCGGCGCCCGAATCAACCATGTCTGTCGGCGAACTCAAGCTTTCACCGGCTACCGGGGTACTTCATTATCAAAACAAAGAAATCCCCCTTACTCGGACGGAAGAAATCATAGTCAGCAAACTGATGCAAAGCGCGGGCGGAGTAGTTACCTATACCGCTTTAGCCGAGGCGCTATGGAATGATTACTACCCCGATTGCGTGGCGGCGTTGAGAGTATATATCAGGCAGTTACGCCAAAAGATCGAAGCCGATGTGGATAATCCCAAGGTAATCCTGAACAAGCACGGCGTGGGTTACATGCTGGCCAACTCCGCCAGGCCAACGGAATGA
- a CDS encoding DUF4870 domain-containing protein, with product MEKTSTGLQENIAGLLCYAGAWVTGVIFLILEPDNRFVRFHAIQSVVTFGGLSIIGAMFNTVRGGWFFSAVATSINVALSVLFFVLWIVLMIKAYQGSLFRLPVAGDIAEQFSRKS from the coding sequence GTGGAAAAGACCTCGACTGGCTTACAGGAGAATATTGCCGGGCTGTTATGCTATGCCGGAGCCTGGGTTACCGGCGTCATTTTTCTCATCTTGGAACCTGATAACCGTTTCGTGAGATTCCACGCCATTCAGTCGGTCGTCACCTTCGGCGGACTGAGCATAATCGGGGCTATGTTCAATACCGTCCGCGGCGGATGGTTTTTCTCCGCTGTTGCCACAAGCATTAACGTCGCCCTATCCGTTTTGTTCTTTGTCTTGTGGATTGTCCTGATGATAAAGGCGTATCAGGGTTCTCTCTTCAGGTTGCCTGTAGCAGGGGACATCGCGGAACAGTTTTCGCGCAAGTCCTAG
- a CDS encoding site-2 protease family protein, whose amino-acid sequence MRSSFRLGRILGIEVRIHVSWLLIFAFLTWSLAAGYFPSLLPDGSTAEYWLLGAVSSIALFASVLAHEIGHSIVARRNGIPVKDITLFIFGGASNITREAESAGAEFRMAVTGPVVSFILGGIFLAIYFAAGGSGTKTAFNAVMVYLGQINLILGAFNLVPGFPLDGGRVFRSIVWTINHDAMKATRIAATTGQIIAYIFIFGGIALAFTLSISGLWLAFVGWFLASAASASLQQSVLLDTLKGVKVREIAKPEIKTGQPNLTIEQALSIMLDSRQRALPVMEDGRMSGLVSMTDIKRSSRENWPVETIDRIMTPAASVKTVAPDDDLTRALELLQSEGFNQLPVISGGQLRGLISRSDLLNYIQLKQEASR is encoded by the coding sequence ATGCGTTCTTCTTTTAGACTGGGACGGATACTGGGTATAGAGGTACGCATTCACGTTTCCTGGCTTCTGATCTTTGCTTTTCTAACCTGGTCCCTGGCTGCGGGCTATTTCCCTTCCCTGCTGCCGGATGGCAGCACCGCGGAATACTGGCTGCTGGGCGCCGTTTCCAGCATCGCGTTGTTCGCTTCGGTTCTCGCCCATGAGATCGGGCATTCCATCGTGGCTCGCCGCAACGGCATCCCGGTAAAGGATATTACGCTGTTCATCTTCGGCGGCGCCTCCAATATCACCCGTGAGGCGGAGAGTGCCGGCGCTGAATTCAGGATGGCGGTCACCGGACCGGTAGTCAGTTTCATCCTGGGCGGTATCTTTCTGGCCATCTATTTCGCGGCTGGCGGTTCCGGGACAAAAACCGCTTTTAACGCCGTCATGGTCTATCTTGGGCAAATCAACCTGATTTTAGGCGCCTTCAACCTGGTGCCCGGCTTTCCGCTCGACGGAGGCCGCGTTTTTCGCAGCATCGTGTGGACGATCAATCACGACGCAATGAAGGCCACCAGGATCGCCGCCACAACCGGCCAGATCATAGCCTATATATTTATCTTCGGCGGCATCGCGCTGGCATTCACCTTGAGCATCAGCGGTCTTTGGCTCGCTTTTGTCGGATGGTTTCTCGCTTCGGCTGCTTCAGCCAGTCTGCAGCAATCGGTTTTGCTCGATACGCTCAAAGGTGTGAAAGTGCGCGAGATTGCCAAGCCGGAAATTAAAACCGGGCAACCGAACCTTACCATTGAACAGGCATTATCTATCATGCTGGATTCCCGCCAGCGGGCATTGCCGGTGATGGAAGACGGCCGGATGTCGGGTCTGGTGAGCATGACCGACATCAAGCGTTCCTCCCGTGAAAATTGGCCGGTGGAGACCATCGACCGAATTATGACGCCCGCCGCTTCAGTGAAAACCGTGGCTCCCGATGATGATTTGACCAGGGCTCTGGAACTGCTTCAGAGTGAGGGCTTCAACCAGTTGCCGGTCATCTCAGGGGGGCAACTGCGGGGATTGATTTCCCGGTCGGATCTGTTGAACTATATCCAATTGAAACAGGAAGCGTCCCGCTGA
- a CDS encoding GreA/GreB family elongation factor, with amino-acid sequence MTPNEIQLPSNLADAAVAYLGTLSPAKRDAVTPAIMNFVRWYGGGNQIENLSPPKLGEYADGQPSGADGGERMKALREFLGFAAKKGWTETNYGIHLKAKKSPSRLKAAAAVRLPEVERLVLTPEKQTAMQQELSGLKERRFHVIEDIKRAAADKDLKENAPYHAAREEKAKIDGKIKELETLLKHAVISEQKECLAGATAELGHKVTLRDQKTGVVTVYTLVTTREVNPKTGRISPASPIGKAIIGHSAGEIIEVVAPAFVHRFTIECIE; translated from the coding sequence ATGACCCCGAACGAAATTCAATTACCATCAAATCTGGCCGATGCCGCGGTAGCCTACCTGGGGACTCTTTCGCCCGCCAAGCGGGATGCCGTGACCCCGGCGATCATGAATTTTGTACGCTGGTACGGCGGCGGCAATCAGATCGAAAACCTCTCGCCGCCTAAACTGGGCGAATACGCCGATGGTCAACCCTCCGGTGCGGATGGCGGTGAGCGCATGAAAGCGCTACGGGAATTCCTGGGATTCGCTGCCAAAAAGGGCTGGACAGAAACAAACTACGGAATTCATCTCAAAGCTAAAAAGTCTCCTTCGCGCCTTAAGGCTGCCGCGGCGGTCAGATTGCCGGAAGTGGAGCGGCTGGTGCTGACGCCGGAGAAACAAACGGCAATGCAGCAGGAACTGTCCGGGTTGAAAGAGCGGCGTTTTCACGTGATCGAGGACATCAAGCGCGCCGCCGCCGACAAAGACCTTAAGGAAAACGCCCCCTATCACGCCGCCAGGGAAGAAAAAGCCAAGATAGATGGCAAGATCAAAGAACTGGAAACTTTGCTTAAGCACGCCGTAATCAGTGAACAGAAAGAATGCCTGGCCGGAGCCACCGCCGAATTGGGCCACAAGGTCACCCTGCGGGACCAGAAAACCGGCGTTGTAACCGTCTACACCCTGGTTACCACCAGGGAAGTAAACCCGAAAACGGGCCGGATTTCGCCGGCTTCTCCCATCGGTAAAGCCATTATCGGACATTCAGCCGGGGAAATTATCGAAGTCGTGGCGCCTGCTTTTGTCCACCGGTTCACCATCGAGTGCATAGAATAG
- a CDS encoding PrsW family intramembrane metalloprotease, with the protein MIKAAKDLLRDPRRLFFAFLVVSIGAYLIWSQTDNRIAAAVLILVGTCTVPIPVMVFLFNRLDYRGGVTARDLANVFMVGGAIGLIIAGFLEYNLRVTRTLGGDLSVGVIEESAKIIFPLILFYQWRFKKLSDGILIGAASGMGFAVLETIGKGLIVLADGGNVGYTMLTRGFFTPFGHPAWTALICVFLWLQRSRGRVNTAQILGIFVLAAVLHGIWDAANQLDIPDIATAGLLMLISIFTMSVLFFQFEKAERENNGA; encoded by the coding sequence GTGATCAAGGCCGCCAAAGACTTGTTGCGCGATCCCAGGAGGCTGTTTTTCGCTTTCCTGGTTGTTTCCATCGGCGCCTATTTGATCTGGAGCCAGACCGATAACCGCATTGCCGCTGCCGTATTGATCTTGGTCGGAACTTGTACTGTTCCAATTCCGGTCATGGTGTTCCTATTCAACCGCCTGGATTACCGCGGCGGCGTCACCGCCAGGGACCTGGCGAATGTCTTCATGGTGGGCGGCGCTATCGGACTGATCATCGCCGGTTTTCTGGAATACAACCTTAGAGTCACCAGAACCCTGGGGGGCGATCTTTCTGTGGGCGTGATTGAGGAATCCGCCAAGATTATTTTTCCCCTGATACTTTTCTATCAATGGCGCTTTAAAAAACTTTCCGACGGCATTTTGATCGGGGCGGCTTCCGGCATGGGTTTCGCCGTGCTGGAAACCATCGGTAAAGGGCTAATCGTTCTCGCCGACGGCGGCAATGTCGGCTATACCATGCTTACCCGGGGTTTCTTCACGCCGTTCGGCCACCCGGCATGGACCGCGCTTATTTGTGTCTTTCTTTGGCTGCAGAGATCCCGCGGCAGGGTCAATACCGCTCAGATATTAGGTATCTTTGTTTTGGCGGCCGTGCTTCACGGCATCTGGGATGCCGCCAACCAGCTGGATATTCCTGACATCGCCACGGCTGGCCTGTTGATGTTGATCAGTATCTTCACCATGAGCGTTTTGTTCTTCCAGTTTGAAAAGGCTGAGCGGGAGAACAATGGTGCTTAG
- the thiC gene encoding phosphomethylpyrimidine synthase ThiC: MTTQLQLARKGIISPEMLSVAAAEGLSPETIREGLADGTVVIPANPNHRHLKPCGIGWGLRTKVNANIGTSSDCVDLENELAKLAVAQDFGADAVMDLSTGGDLVAIRQAVLERCSIALGTVPIYDAGATARMTRGSIVELTADGLFEVIENHAREGVDFVTVHCGVTRAVISRLKEQGRVTDIVSRGGALLAGWMAYHRRENPLYEQYDRLLQIAAEYDVTLSLGDGLRPGCLADATDRAQIEELLTLGELVDRARSAGVQVMVEGPGHVPLNRIQTNIELQKSVCRNAPFYVLGPLVTDIAPGYDHITSAIGGALAAMHGADFLCYVTPAEHLALPDVEDVKQGVIASRIAAHAADIAKGLKGAGDWDLKMARARKELDWEAQAGLSIDPELSKRRHGAHQTSGSACTMCGEFCAMELASKYLGTTVGRCA; this comes from the coding sequence ATGACGACACAATTACAACTCGCCCGCAAGGGTATTATTTCACCCGAAATGCTCTCGGTGGCCGCCGCCGAGGGACTGTCGCCGGAGACCATCCGAGAGGGCTTGGCTGATGGGACGGTCGTCATTCCAGCCAATCCCAACCACCGGCATTTGAAACCGTGCGGTATCGGCTGGGGACTGCGCACCAAGGTCAACGCCAATATCGGCACTTCCTCAGATTGTGTCGACCTGGAAAATGAATTAGCGAAACTCGCCGTCGCCCAGGATTTCGGCGCTGACGCGGTCATGGACCTTTCGACCGGGGGAGATCTAGTCGCTATCAGACAGGCAGTCCTCGAACGTTGCTCGATAGCCCTGGGTACCGTTCCGATTTACGATGCGGGCGCGACAGCCCGGATGACCCGAGGTTCCATCGTGGAACTGACCGCCGACGGTCTATTTGAAGTTATTGAAAATCATGCCCGAGAAGGTGTTGATTTTGTCACGGTGCACTGCGGCGTTACCCGCGCCGTCATCAGCCGCTTGAAGGAGCAAGGCCGGGTCACCGACATCGTGTCGCGTGGCGGCGCATTGCTGGCCGGCTGGATGGCCTATCACCGCCGTGAAAATCCCCTGTACGAACAATACGACCGGCTTCTTCAAATCGCCGCCGAATATGATGTCACCCTGAGCCTCGGCGACGGCTTGAGACCGGGTTGCCTCGCCGACGCCACCGACCGCGCCCAGATCGAGGAACTATTGACCCTGGGCGAACTTGTCGACCGAGCCCGTTCTGCCGGCGTTCAGGTCATGGTCGAGGGGCCCGGCCATGTTCCGCTGAACCGCATACAGACTAACATTGAATTACAGAAATCGGTCTGCCGCAATGCGCCGTTCTATGTCCTGGGGCCGCTCGTCACCGACATCGCGCCCGGTTACGACCATATCACCTCCGCCATCGGCGGAGCTTTGGCGGCGATGCACGGCGCCGATTTCCTGTGTTACGTGACGCCGGCGGAACACCTGGCCCTTCCGGATGTCGAGGATGTCAAGCAAGGCGTCATCGCTTCCCGCATCGCCGCGCATGCTGCCGACATTGCCAAGGGGTTAAAAGGGGCAGGGGATTGGGATCTTAAGATGGCTCGTGCCCGCAAGGAACTGGATTGGGAAGCCCAGGCCGGACTTTCCATCGATCCCGAGTTATCCAAACGGCGCCACGGCGCCCATCAGACTTCCGGTTCCGCGTGCACCATGTGCGGCGAGTTTTGCGCCATGGAACTAGCCTCAAAATACCTGGGGACGACCGTTGGACGGTGCGCGTGA